ATCAGGCGCATGACCTGCCACTCCCAGACGCTCGTACTCCACCGGTACGTCGGTGCGCCGCCACCGTCGCGCCAGCGCGTCCTCCTCCATTGCGGGGAAGTCAGGCGGCAGGTCAACGACCGGCGTACCGAGTTTGAGCGACTGGAGGAAGCGGTTGACCGCCACGTCGTATGCGGCGCAGGCGGCATGGTCAGGCTCGGGCAGGTCCCGTTCGGCGTGGCCGAGACCCAGGTGGATCAGCAGGTGCGCGAAGACCCACGACCACTCCTCTGGCGTGGCTCGGCGCGTCCGGTGCGTTCGGATCTGACCGTTCGAGTCGATCGTCGCCCAGCCGTCTGCTGGACAGCTGTCGTCGCGGAGCGGGCTGTGCGCCCAGTCCGCCATCGGCGCGAACAGCGGGTGCCGCGCGATGTTGCCCCAACCGGCTTGGATCGCCTCCCACGCCGGGTCCCGCTGTGCCTTCTTCCGCTTAGGCACGGGCCGCCACCAGCCGCGGCAGGTCGCGGCTGACTTCGACCAGGAACCACGTCGGCAACACCGGACGGCCGTCGTCGTCGGCTGCGATCACCACCTGCGCGACTTCGAGCGAGATCTCCGCCAGCTCGACCAGGAGCGCCTTGCCGCGGTGCGCGAGCTGGCGGGCCGCAGGACTCGCCGACGCCTTGTCCGCGGCCAGTTCCTTGATCAGCCGGGCACGGAACGTCTCGGCCAGGAAGTACAGCAGGTCCCGGTCCTCCGGGGCGGACGGCCAGCCGGTCTCACCCTTCAGTACGGCGTCCAGCCCGAACGCGTGCCGGACCGTCTTCACGTACGCGCGGAACGCCGACGCGTGCGCCGCGGACAAGGTGCCGAAGGCAAGGACCCGGAGCGTCTCGTCGGACACGTCGTCGCCGTACGAGTGCAGGGCATCCGACAGCATGTGCCAGCTGCGCGGCGTCGAGAACGGCTCCTCGGTCTTCGGCGGCGCGGTCCACAGGTGGTCGGGGCGGTTGCGCAGGTAGTCGAGGACCCACGGGTGGATGCCCGCCGTACCGGCCCACTGCAGCCAGTCGGTCGCGGAGGCGCGCAGGTGGACGTGCACGAGGCGGTTCACCAGGGCGCTCGCCATCGGACGGGCCAGCGCGTTGTCGGTGGCCCGGTTGCCGGCGCCGATCACCACGGACCCTTCGGGCAGCTCGTACTCGCCGATGCGGCGGTCCAGGATCAGCGAGTAGAACGCCTTCTGCACCTCGGCCGAGGAGGCGTTCAGTTCGTCGAGAAACAGGCAGTACGGCTCGTCGCGGGCGATCGCCACGGGTGGTGCGAACCGGCTGCGGCCGTCGACGATCTGCGGTACGCCGATCAGGTCCTCCGGCGCGAGCTGCGTGCCCAGGAGCGTGACGCATTCCAGACCGAGCGATTCCGCGAACGCCCGTACCAGGCTGCTCTTCCCGATTCCTGGAGCGCCCCAGAGGAAGACTGGGCGCACCACTGCCACGTGCAGCAGTACCTCGGGCAGCTCGGCTGCCGATACCGTGATTCCCGCTTGCATCCGTCCCTTTCGTCGCTGGTCAGCCTTTCAGGATCCTCTCGGGACCACGGTGTGTCACCCTGTTTTCCACCACGCTTCCGTTACTGGTGGTTACTGACTAGGGTGCGGGGGTTGTCGGAGTACTGGGGGGTCTCTCGTGCTGGGGTTTCGTGCCAAGGCGGCCATGCTGTGTGCCGTCGTACTGCTGCCGTTGTCGGCGTCACAGGTGATGGCTGCCGATCCACCGCAGCACCTGGGCGAGGGCGTTCTCGTTCCTGGGCGTACGGTGGTCGACGTCGGTCTGTCGGGCGCCCGCGTGGTCGTTTCGAACCCTGTCTACGAGACGAGCAACAACGGGACCACCTGGACCGCTTCTGGTGGCACGAACGACGGCAAGCCGCTGCAGGTCGAGGGAGCTGCGCTACTGACGTTCGACGGCAGTACGGCGAAGGTCGGTGGGCTCACGTTCCCCGCTGCGGACGAGGTGGTGCTCGGAAGGGGCGGCAAGCTCGTCTCGCATCGTGCACCGGCTGCTGCGACCGCTGAGGTGTACAACGTCGCCACCAAGGCCAAACTGGCCGACGTCGCCCCGCCGTTCGCCCTGTCCGGCGAGACGGTGTGGAAGGTGACCGAGCCGGGTCACCTGGACGGTAAGAACCTGACCACTGGTGTCGTAAAGACGGTGCTGGTCGCCAGTGCATGCACCGTCGGGCCAGACGACGTCAACGGCCGTTGGGCGATGCTGAGCGGCTGCAACCAGGTTGTCGACGTCAACGGGCCGCAGCCGCCGCGGAACCTGACTGTGGCTGCGGACGCCCAGTTGGGCAACGGATTCACCGTGCAGACGTCCGGCTCCGACCTGCTGGTCACCGACCTCAACGACCCGGCACTGGGGCAACGCCGCTACGGACCGATCCGCACCACGACCCCCAGCTTCCGGGCAGACGGCTCCGGCCTGGCGAAGATCG
This Kribbella sp. NBC_00482 DNA region includes the following protein-coding sequences:
- a CDS encoding ATP-binding protein, coding for MQAGITVSAAELPEVLLHVAVVRPVFLWGAPGIGKSSLVRAFAESLGLECVTLLGTQLAPEDLIGVPQIVDGRSRFAPPVAIARDEPYCLFLDELNASSAEVQKAFYSLILDRRIGEYELPEGSVVIGAGNRATDNALARPMASALVNRLVHVHLRASATDWLQWAGTAGIHPWVLDYLRNRPDHLWTAPPKTEEPFSTPRSWHMLSDALHSYGDDVSDETLRVLAFGTLSAAHASAFRAYVKTVRHAFGLDAVLKGETGWPSAPEDRDLLYFLAETFRARLIKELAADKASASPAARQLAHRGKALLVELAEISLEVAQVVIAADDDGRPVLPTWFLVEVSRDLPRLVAARA